A genomic window from Triticum urartu cultivar G1812 chromosome 7, Tu2.1, whole genome shotgun sequence includes:
- the LOC125518612 gene encoding uncharacterized membrane protein At1g16860-like — MGSRFPSHQLSNGLYVSGRPEQPKEKAPVVCSAAMPYTGGDIKKSGELGKMFDLHAEKSRKSGPLGNQPSRNTSFGGAASNSGPVSSAASRSNYSGSISAAVPGTGGSARAKSNSGPLNKHGEPTKRSSGPQSGGVTPMARQNSGHLPPILPTTGLITSGPISSGQLNSSGALRKVSGTLDSTVSMKMRATSSAYNPAVTNLNEQNSYSIKASLPKPILWAAILLFAMGFIAGGFILAAVHNSILLVVVVVIFGFVAALLVWNICWGTRGMTRFVSRYPDADLRITKDGEYVKVTGVVTCGNFPLESSFQRVPRCVYTSSCLYEYRGWDSKAANTQHRRFTWGLRSIERHAVDFYISDFQSGLRALVKIGYGARLIPYVDEAVVIDINPENKDMSPEFLRWLRERNLSSDDRIMRLKEGYIKEGNTVSVIGVVQRNDNVLMIVPPPEPFNTGCQWGKCLLPTSLDGLVLRCEDTSNGDVIPV; from the exons ATGGGTTCTCGGTTTCCATCCCACCAATTAAGTAATGGGCTTTATGTCTCTGGGCGACCTGAGCAACCAAAGGAGAAGGCTCCGGTTGTTTGCTCTGCAGCTATGCCATACACTGGGGGTGACATCAAGAAATCAGGAGAACTAGGGAAAATGTTTGATCTCCATGCTGAGAAGTCACGGAAATCTGGCCCTTTGGGTAATCAACCTTCAAGGAATACTTCATTTGGTGGTGCTGCTTCCAATTCTGGACCAGTATCTAGTGCTGCTTCTCGATCCAACTACTCTGGCTCTATTTCAGCAGCGGTTCCTGGCACTGGAGGTTCGGCAAGGGCAAAATCTAATTCTGGACCGCTCAATAAGCATGGAGAACCAACAAAGAGATCCTCTGGCCCCCAGTCAGGAGGAGTGACCCCAATGGCTCGCCAGAATTCTGGCCATCTACCGCCTATTCTTCCGACAACTGGGCTCATCACATCAGGACCTATCTCCTCTGGACAGTTGAACTCATCTGGTGCTCTACGAAAAGTATCAGGCACTCTTGATTCTACTGTTTCGATGAAGATGCGTGCCACCTCTTCTGCTTACAACCCGGCTGTTACAAATCTTAATGAGCAAAATAGCTACTCAATTAAGGCCAGTTTGCCAAAGCCGATACTATGGGCGGCTATTCTGCTCTTTGCGATGGGGTTCATAGCAGGTGGCTTCATTCTAGCTGCTGTTCATAATTCGATTTTGCTGGTAGTTGTTGTGGTGATATTTGGATTTGTTGCTGCGCTCTTGGTTTGGAACATTTGCTGGGGAACAAGAggcatgactaggtttgtcagTCGCTATCCTGATGCTGATCTTAGAATTACGAAAGATGGAGAGTATGTGAAGGTCACAGGG GTTGTTACTTGTGGAAATTTCCCCCTTGAGTCCTCATTTCAAAGGGTTCCAAGATGTGTATACACTTCGTCCTGCTTGTATGAGTATAGGGGTTGGGACTCAAAAGCTGCCAACACTCAGCATCGCCGATTTACTTGGGGATTACGTTCAATTGAA CGGCATGCGGTCGATTTCTACATCTCTGATTTCCAATCTGGGTTGCGAGCATTGGTCAAAATAGGATATGGTGCAAGGCTAATCCCATATGTCGATGAAGCTGTTGTTATTGACATAAATCCAGAAAACAAGGACATGTCCCCTGAATTTTTGAGATGGCTACGGGAAAGGAACCTCTCAAGTGATGATCGTATAATGCGCCTAAAAGAAGG TTACATTAAGGAGGGAAACACTGTTAGTGTCATCGGTGTTGTTCAAAGGAACGATAATGTGCTGATGATTGTTCCACCACCTGAACCCTTCAACACTGGTTGCCAGTGGGGCAAGTGCCTCCTCCCAACTAGCCTTGATGGACTAGTCTTAAGATGTGAAGACACGTCGAACGGTGATGTAATTCCAGTATAG